In Streptomyces sp. NBC_00569, a single genomic region encodes these proteins:
- a CDS encoding (Fe-S)-binding protein encodes MRVALFLTCVNDTLYPDTGRAVVKLLTRLGVDIDFPMGQTCCGQAHYNTGYRHEAEPLARKFSDVFGEYDAIVTPSGSCGAMVRELYPRMGERARAEGRGDGLAAALAPVVPKTYELTEFLVDVLGVTDVGAYYPHTVTYHPTCHGLRSLGLGDRPYQLLKAVKGLDLKELPGAQECCGFGGTFAVKNSDVSAAMGEDKVRNAGSTGADVLCAADNSCLMHLGGTMSRLHTSMRPVHIAEILASTEEEPLS; translated from the coding sequence ATGCGCGTCGCACTGTTCCTGACGTGTGTCAACGACACGCTCTATCCGGACACCGGCCGTGCGGTGGTGAAACTGCTGACCAGGCTGGGTGTCGACATCGACTTCCCGATGGGGCAGACCTGTTGCGGGCAGGCGCACTACAACACCGGCTATCGCCATGAGGCGGAGCCGCTCGCCCGGAAGTTCTCCGATGTATTCGGTGAATACGACGCGATCGTGACGCCGTCCGGGTCGTGCGGGGCGATGGTGCGCGAGCTGTACCCGCGCATGGGCGAGCGGGCCCGCGCGGAGGGCCGCGGCGACGGGCTCGCGGCCGCTCTCGCACCGGTCGTGCCGAAGACGTACGAGCTCACCGAGTTCCTCGTGGACGTGCTCGGGGTGACGGACGTGGGCGCGTACTACCCGCACACCGTGACGTACCACCCGACGTGCCACGGCCTGCGCTCCCTCGGGCTCGGCGACCGGCCCTACCAACTGCTCAAGGCGGTCAAGGGACTCGACCTCAAGGAGCTGCCGGGTGCCCAGGAGTGTTGCGGGTTCGGCGGCACCTTCGCCGTCAAGAACTCCGATGTCTCGGCTGCCATGGGCGAGGACAAGGTCCGCAACGCCGGATCGACCGGCGCCGACGTCCTGTGCGCGGCGGACAACTCCTGCCTGATGCACCTAGGTGGCACGATGTCCCGCCTGCACACCTCGATGCGCCCCGTCCACATCGCGGAGATCCTGGCGAGCACGGAAGAGGAGCCCCTGTCATGA
- a CDS encoding ABC transporter ATP-binding protein, whose translation MIRFDRVTKRYADGTTAVDDLSFEVGEGELVTLVGPSGCGKTTTMMMVNRLIEPTSGRILVDGEDISQVDPVKLRRRIGYVIQQVGLFPHRTILDNTATVPALIGWKKSKARARAAELLDLVGLDPKQYGSRYPEQLSGGQRQRVGVARALAADPPVLLMDEPFGAVDPVVREQLQDEFLRMQAAVRKTVLLVTHDIEEAVRLGDRIAVYGQGRIEQFDTPGAVLGTPATPYVAEFVGADRGLKRLSVTEIEPDDLDQPAVTRAGEPARQAAARLRDEGARWSVVLDTDGDLHGWVGIDELSLAGEEGLVGDLAHRMNAWVPVGAPLKQAFGVMLQHDAGWVAVLDGAHFLGVLTPAKLHEALRRSVDADAQGVARDEVSFESVADA comes from the coding sequence ATGATCCGGTTCGACCGAGTCACCAAGCGGTACGCGGACGGCACCACGGCCGTGGACGATCTGTCCTTCGAGGTCGGCGAGGGCGAACTGGTCACCCTGGTCGGCCCGTCGGGCTGCGGGAAGACCACCACGATGATGATGGTCAACCGCCTCATCGAGCCCACGTCGGGCCGGATCCTCGTCGACGGCGAGGACATCTCGCAGGTCGACCCGGTCAAGCTGCGCCGCCGCATCGGATACGTGATCCAGCAGGTCGGCCTCTTCCCGCACCGCACGATTCTCGACAACACGGCGACCGTGCCCGCGCTGATCGGCTGGAAGAAGTCCAAGGCGCGCGCCCGGGCCGCCGAACTGCTCGACCTGGTCGGACTCGACCCGAAGCAGTACGGCTCCCGCTACCCCGAGCAGCTGTCGGGCGGCCAGCGCCAGCGCGTCGGTGTGGCCCGCGCGCTCGCCGCCGACCCGCCGGTGCTCCTGATGGACGAGCCGTTCGGCGCCGTCGACCCGGTGGTCCGCGAGCAGTTGCAGGACGAGTTCCTGCGCATGCAGGCCGCGGTGCGCAAGACGGTTCTCCTGGTCACGCACGACATCGAGGAGGCCGTCAGGCTGGGCGACCGGATCGCGGTGTACGGACAGGGCCGTATCGAGCAGTTCGACACTCCGGGCGCGGTGCTCGGCACGCCCGCGACGCCGTACGTCGCCGAGTTCGTCGGCGCCGACCGTGGTCTGAAGCGGCTCTCCGTGACGGAGATCGAGCCGGACGACCTGGACCAGCCCGCCGTGACCCGCGCCGGCGAGCCCGCCCGGCAGGCCGCCGCGCGGCTGCGTGACGAGGGGGCGCGCTGGTCCGTCGTCCTCGACACGGACGGCGATCTGCACGGCTGGGTCGGCATCGACGAGCTGTCGCTCGCGGGCGAGGAGGGGCTGGTCGGCGACCTGGCCCACCGCATGAACGCATGGGTGCCCGTCGGCGCCCCGCTCAAGCAGGCGTTCGGCGTGATGCTCCAGCACGACGCGGGCTGGGTCGCGGTCCTCGACGGCGCCCATTTCCTCGGCGTCCTGACCCCGGCGAAGCTCCACGAGGCGCTGCGCCGTTCGGTGGACGCGGACGCCCAGGGCGTGGCGCGGGACGAGGTGAGTTTCGAGTCGGTCGCCGACGCGTGA
- a CDS encoding LutB/LldF family L-lactate oxidation iron-sulfur protein, which yields MSGTFVGMPAFPVAAHEAVGNTTLRANLRHATHTIRDKRAKAVAELDDWALLREAGKQIKDHTLRHLDTYLVQLEEAVTAAGGVVHWAADAAEANRIVTRLVKETGESEVVKVKSMATQEIGLNEALEEAGIAAYETDLAELIVQLGHDRPSHILVPAIHRNRGEIRDIFAKEMGEWGRPAPEDLTDTPADLAEAARLHLREKFLRAKVGISGANFMVAETGTLVVVESEGNGRMCLTLPETLISVVGIEKIVPTWRDLEVFLQTLPRSSTAERMNPYTSMWTGTSDTETADGPRAFHLVLLDNGRTDTLADEVGRQALRCIRCSACLNVCPVYERAGGHAYGSVYPGPIGAILSPQLRGTTSEIDASLPYASSLCGACYEVCPVAIDIPEVLVHLRERVVQGGPATRQGNRVVLKPAKGHAAERAAMRAAGWAFVHPGALRAGQRVASRTRRFHPRTLPGPGRAWSATRDLPQVPAEPFRDWWQRTHGKKESGK from the coding sequence ATGAGCGGCACGTTCGTCGGCATGCCCGCGTTTCCCGTCGCCGCCCACGAGGCCGTCGGCAACACCACCCTGCGCGCCAACCTCCGGCACGCCACGCACACCATCCGCGACAAGCGGGCCAAGGCCGTCGCGGAGCTCGACGACTGGGCGCTCCTGCGCGAGGCCGGCAAGCAGATCAAGGACCACACACTGCGCCATCTCGACACCTACCTCGTGCAGTTGGAGGAGGCCGTCACCGCGGCGGGCGGCGTCGTCCACTGGGCCGCCGACGCCGCCGAGGCCAACCGGATCGTGACACGCCTGGTCAAGGAGACCGGCGAGTCCGAAGTGGTCAAGGTCAAGTCGATGGCCACCCAGGAGATCGGACTCAACGAAGCGCTCGAAGAAGCCGGGATCGCCGCCTACGAGACCGACCTCGCCGAACTGATCGTGCAGCTCGGCCACGACCGCCCCTCCCACATCCTCGTCCCCGCCATCCACCGCAACCGCGGCGAGATCCGCGACATCTTCGCCAAGGAGATGGGCGAGTGGGGCCGCCCGGCCCCCGAGGACCTCACCGACACCCCCGCCGACTTGGCCGAAGCCGCGCGCCTCCACCTGCGCGAGAAATTCCTGCGCGCCAAGGTCGGCATCTCCGGGGCGAACTTCATGGTCGCCGAGACCGGCACCCTCGTCGTCGTGGAGTCCGAGGGCAACGGCCGCATGTGCCTCACCCTGCCCGAGACCCTGATCTCGGTCGTCGGCATCGAGAAGATCGTCCCCACCTGGCGCGACCTCGAGGTCTTCCTCCAGACACTCCCCCGCTCCTCGACGGCCGAACGCATGAACCCGTACACGTCGATGTGGACCGGGACCAGCGACACCGAGACCGCGGACGGCCCGCGCGCCTTCCACCTGGTCCTCCTCGACAACGGCCGCACCGACACCCTCGCCGACGAGGTCGGCCGCCAGGCCCTGCGCTGCATCCGCTGCTCGGCCTGCCTCAACGTGTGCCCGGTCTACGAGAGGGCCGGCGGCCACGCGTACGGCTCCGTCTACCCCGGCCCCATCGGCGCGATCCTCAGCCCCCAACTCAGGGGCACCACAAGCGAGATCGACGCCTCACTCCCCTACGCCTCCAGCCTGTGCGGCGCCTGCTACGAGGTCTGCCCCGTCGCCATCGACATCCCCGAAGTGCTCGTGCACCTGCGGGAGCGGGTCGTGCAGGGCGGACCGGCCACCCGGCAGGGCAACAGGGTGGTCCTGAAGCCGGCGAAGGGCCATGCGGCGGAGCGGGCCGCCATGCGCGCGGCCGGCTGGGCGTTCGTCCATCCCGGAGCGCTGCGTGCGGGCCAGCGCGTGGCCTCGCGCACGCGCCGCTTCCATCCCCGTACGCTCCCCGGCCCCGGCCGGGCCTGGAGCGCGACGCGGGATCTGCCGCAGGTGCCGGCGGAGCCGTTCAGGGACTGGTGGCAGCGCACGCACGGCAAGAAGGAGAGCGGCAAGTGA
- a CDS encoding ABC transporter substrate-binding protein, which produces MAALRRRAAAAAVVLPLLLVGACGGGPSLENQGAVTAPPGDSKHLTIGTAGFTESDLLAQMYALLLKQAGYSTKILSVANRELYEPALESGQIDVVPEYAATFADWLNAKTNGAKAPPVGSPDLDATMKALHGLAAPRGLAVLAPGKAVDQNAFAVTTAYARRHRLKTLSDLGASGLKVRLAAGDECVQRPYCEPGLKKTYGIDVTGVDPKGVGTTQSKKAVQDGKDQMMLTTTTDATLSDFGLVLLADDRHLQNADYIVPVVNRARAGSERVAEILGALNSVLTTQDLASMNQQVDSWRRLPEDVARSYLESKGLLKS; this is translated from the coding sequence ATGGCGGCCTTACGACGACGGGCCGCAGCAGCAGCCGTAGTCCTGCCGCTCCTCCTGGTCGGCGCCTGCGGCGGCGGCCCCTCCCTGGAGAACCAGGGCGCGGTCACCGCCCCGCCCGGCGACAGCAAGCACCTGACCATCGGCACGGCCGGCTTCACCGAGAGCGACCTGCTCGCCCAGATGTACGCCCTGCTCCTGAAGCAGGCCGGCTACAGCACCAAGATCCTGTCCGTCGCCAACCGCGAACTGTACGAACCCGCCCTGGAATCCGGCCAGATCGATGTCGTGCCCGAGTACGCGGCGACCTTCGCCGACTGGCTCAACGCCAAGACGAACGGCGCCAAGGCCCCGCCCGTCGGATCGCCCGACCTCGACGCCACCATGAAGGCACTGCACGGCCTCGCCGCCCCGCGCGGACTCGCCGTCCTCGCCCCCGGCAAGGCCGTCGACCAGAACGCCTTCGCCGTGACCACCGCCTACGCGAGGCGGCACCGCCTCAAGACCCTCAGCGACCTCGGCGCGTCCGGCCTGAAGGTGCGCCTCGCCGCGGGCGACGAGTGCGTCCAGCGGCCCTACTGCGAGCCGGGCCTGAAGAAGACGTACGGCATCGACGTCACCGGCGTCGACCCCAAGGGCGTCGGCACCACCCAGTCGAAGAAGGCGGTGCAGGACGGCAAGGACCAGATGATGCTCACCACGACGACCGACGCGACCCTGTCCGACTTCGGCCTCGTGCTGCTCGCCGACGACAGACATCTGCAGAACGCCGACTACATCGTGCCGGTGGTCAACCGGGCGCGGGCGGGCAGCGAGCGCGTCGCCGAGATCCTCGGCGCGCTGAACTCCGTACTGACCACGCAGGACCTGGCGTCCATGAACCAGCAGGTGGACAGCTGGCGCAGGCTCCCGGAGGACGTGGCGCGCTCGTACCTGGAGTCGAAGGGTCTGCTCAAGAGCTGA
- a CDS encoding bifunctional aldolase/short-chain dehydrogenase — MTEQHACVSELLARSHRLGADPRNTNYAGGNTSAKGTSTDPVTGGDVELMWVKGSGGDLGTLTADGLAALRLDRLRTLESVYPGVEREDEMVAAFDYCLHGRGGAAPSIDTAMHGLVDAAHVDHLHPDSGIALACAADGEKLTAECFGDTVVWVPWRRPGFQLGLDIAAVKKANPRAIGCVLGGHGITAWGDTAQECERRSLHIIRTAEAFLAERGRAEPFGPLLAGYTGGGPAARRERAAALAPFIRALASQDRPQVGHFDDSDVVLDFLSRTEHPRLAALGTSCPDHFLRTKVRPLVLDLPPTAPLDEAVARLRQLHAEYREEYAAYYTRHAGPDSPAMRGADPAIVLVPGVGMFSFGKDKQTARVAGEFYVNAINVMRGAEAVSAYAPIEESEKFRIEYWSLEEAKLRRMPKPEPLATRVALVTGAGSGIGKAIARRLVAEGACVVVADLDGDNAAAVAEELGGPDKAVAVTVDVTSEEQIIAAFGAAVLAFGGVDLVVNNAGISISKPLLETTARDWDLQHDIMARGSFLVSREAARVMRAQGLGGDLVYIASKNAVFAGPNNIAYSATKADQAHQVRLLAAELGEHGIRVNGVNPDGVVRGSGIFAGGWGAQRAATYGIEEDKLGEFYAQRTILKREVLPEHVANAVFALTGGDLTHTTGLHIPVDAGVAAAFLR; from the coding sequence ATGACGGAGCAGCACGCGTGCGTGAGCGAACTCCTGGCCCGTTCGCACCGGTTGGGCGCGGATCCGCGCAATACGAACTACGCGGGGGGCAACACCTCGGCGAAGGGCACGTCGACCGACCCGGTGACGGGTGGTGACGTCGAGCTGATGTGGGTCAAGGGCTCGGGCGGCGACCTGGGGACGCTCACGGCCGACGGGCTCGCCGCCCTGCGCCTGGACCGGCTGCGCACCCTGGAGAGCGTGTATCCGGGGGTGGAGCGCGAGGACGAGATGGTCGCCGCGTTCGACTACTGCCTGCACGGCAGGGGCGGCGCCGCGCCGTCCATCGACACCGCGATGCACGGACTGGTGGACGCGGCGCACGTGGACCACCTGCACCCCGACTCCGGGATCGCTCTCGCCTGCGCCGCGGACGGCGAGAAGCTGACCGCCGAGTGCTTCGGCGACACGGTGGTGTGGGTGCCGTGGCGCAGGCCCGGATTCCAGCTGGGCCTGGACATCGCGGCGGTCAAGAAGGCCAACCCGAGGGCGATCGGCTGCGTCCTGGGCGGTCACGGCATCACGGCGTGGGGCGACACGGCACAGGAGTGCGAGCGGCGCTCCCTGCACATCATCCGTACCGCGGAGGCGTTCCTCGCCGAGCGGGGCAGGGCCGAGCCGTTCGGCCCGCTGCTCGCGGGGTACACCGGCGGCGGACCGGCCGCCCGCCGGGAGCGGGCCGCCGCACTCGCCCCGTTCATCAGGGCGCTCGCCTCCCAGGACCGGCCCCAGGTGGGCCACTTCGACGACTCGGACGTCGTGCTCGACTTCCTGTCGCGCACCGAGCACCCGCGCCTCGCGGCCCTCGGCACGTCCTGCCCCGACCACTTCCTCCGGACGAAGGTCAGGCCCCTGGTCCTCGACCTGCCGCCGACGGCCCCCCTGGACGAGGCGGTCGCGCGGCTGAGGCAGCTGCACGCCGAGTACCGCGAGGAGTACGCGGCCTACTACACGCGGCACGCGGGCCCTGACTCCCCGGCGATGCGGGGTGCCGATCCGGCGATCGTGCTCGTCCCCGGGGTCGGCATGTTCAGCTTCGGCAAGGACAAGCAGACGGCGCGTGTCGCGGGCGAGTTCTACGTCAACGCGATCAATGTGATGCGCGGCGCCGAGGCCGTGTCGGCCTACGCGCCGATCGAGGAGTCGGAGAAGTTCCGCATCGAGTACTGGTCCCTGGAGGAGGCCAAGCTCCGGAGGATGCCGAAGCCCGAGCCGCTCGCCACCCGGGTCGCGCTCGTGACGGGCGCGGGCAGCGGGATCGGGAAGGCGATCGCCCGCAGGCTCGTGGCGGAGGGCGCGTGCGTGGTCGTCGCGGATCTGGACGGGGACAACGCGGCCGCCGTGGCCGAGGAGTTGGGCGGTCCCGACAAGGCGGTTGCCGTCACGGTCGATGTGACGTCGGAGGAGCAGATCATCGCCGCTTTCGGCGCGGCGGTCCTGGCGTTCGGCGGCGTCGACCTCGTGGTGAACAACGCGGGCATCTCCATCTCGAAGCCGCTCCTGGAGACGACGGCCCGGGACTGGGACCTCCAGCACGACATCATGGCGCGCGGCTCCTTCCTCGTGTCACGCGAGGCCGCGCGTGTCATGCGGGCGCAGGGGCTCGGCGGCGACCTCGTGTACATCGCCTCGAAGAACGCGGTGTTCGCGGGCCCGAACAACATCGCGTACTCCGCGACCAAGGCCGACCAGGCACATCAGGTCCGGCTTCTGGCAGCCGAGTTGGGAGAGCACGGCATCCGGGTCAACGGCGTGAATCCGGACGGAGTGGTGCGCGGCTCCGGGATCTTCGCGGGCGGCTGGGGCGCGCAGCGCGCGGCGACGTACGGGATCGAGGAGGACAAGCTCGGCGAGTTCTACGCGCAGCGGACCATCCTCAAGCGCGAGGTACTGCCCGAGCATGTCGCCAACGCGGTGTTCGCCCTGACCGGCGGGGACCTCACGCACACGACGGGGCTGCACATTCCGGTGGACGCCGGCGTCGCCGCGGCCTTCCTGCGATGA
- a CDS encoding ABC transporter permease, with protein sequence MPPWSGPLTQSPGSATPDDCLARNDWICGEYLSTRRHILLDAVVQHLQLTALAVRIALVLAVPLAVVARRWSLASGPVLALTTILYTIPSLAMFSLLLPAYGLSASLVVAGLVLYSLTLLVRNILAGLRAVPEGTRQAARGMGYGPVRLLLTVELPLALPAAMAGLRIAMVSAVSLVTVGAIVGYGGLGNLIYAGMNTFFKAQVLTASVLCVVIAVAADLLLLGVQRILTPWTRASHG encoded by the coding sequence GTGCCCCCATGGAGCGGACCCCTCACCCAGAGCCCCGGCAGCGCGACGCCCGACGACTGTCTGGCGCGCAACGACTGGATCTGCGGCGAGTATCTGAGCACCCGCCGTCACATCCTCCTCGACGCGGTCGTCCAGCACCTCCAGCTCACCGCGCTCGCCGTCCGGATCGCACTGGTGCTCGCCGTGCCGCTGGCCGTCGTCGCGCGCCGCTGGTCCCTCGCGTCGGGCCCGGTCCTCGCCCTGACGACGATCCTCTACACGATCCCGTCGCTCGCCATGTTCTCGCTGCTGCTGCCCGCGTACGGTCTGTCCGCGTCCCTCGTCGTCGCGGGGCTCGTCCTGTACTCTCTCACCCTCCTCGTGCGGAACATCCTCGCGGGCCTGCGCGCGGTCCCCGAAGGCACCCGGCAGGCGGCGCGCGGCATGGGATACGGACCGGTCAGGCTGCTGCTCACGGTGGAGCTGCCTCTCGCCCTGCCGGCCGCGATGGCGGGCCTGCGCATCGCCATGGTCTCCGCCGTCTCCCTCGTGACGGTGGGCGCCATCGTCGGCTACGGCGGCCTCGGCAACCTCATCTACGCGGGCATGAACACGTTCTTCAAGGCCCAGGTCCTCACCGCGTCCGTGCTGTGCGTCGTCATCGCGGTAGCCGCCGACCTGCTGCTGCTCGGCGTACAGCGGATCCTCACTCCCTGGACGAGAGCGAGCCACGGGTGA
- a CDS encoding rhamnulokinase, with product MAPPVPARTGAFAAVDLGASSGRVMVGRVGPGTLALAEAHRFPNRPVRLPEGLRWDVLGLYAGVLDGLRAAGATAGGRIASVGIDSWAVDYGLLDADGALLGHPVHYRDGRTEGVAEKVWASMPAAELYAATGLQYAPFNTLYQLVAAQGSAQLASARRLLLIPDLISYWLTGEQGTELTNASTTQLIDPRTGDWASTVAERLGVDLGLLPPLRRPGDPAGQLLPEVLEETGLTGPVPVTAVGSHDTASAVAAVPAAPGERFAYICTGTWSLAGLELDAPVLSEASRTANFTNELGLDGTVRHLRNIMGLWLLQECLRAWGDPELGALLREAGDVAPLRSVVDAGDAVFLAPGRMPERIAEACRATGLPVPRTRAETTRCILDSLALAHRRAIADAAHLADHPVDVVHIVGGGARNALLCQLTADACGLPVVAGPAEAAALGNVLVQARAHGLVGDRAAMRELLARTQPLTRYEPRGNDTAWRAAERRLTER from the coding sequence ATGGCGCCTCCGGTTCCCGCCCGGACGGGCGCGTTCGCCGCGGTCGACCTGGGTGCTTCCAGCGGGCGCGTCATGGTCGGCCGGGTCGGCCCCGGCACCCTCGCCCTGGCGGAGGCCCACCGCTTCCCCAACCGTCCGGTGCGGCTTCCGGAGGGGCTGCGCTGGGACGTGCTCGGCCTGTACGCGGGCGTGCTGGACGGGCTGCGCGCCGCCGGCGCCACGGCGGGCGGGCGGATCGCGTCCGTCGGCATCGACAGCTGGGCCGTGGACTACGGCCTCCTCGACGCGGACGGCGCACTGCTCGGCCATCCCGTGCACTACCGCGACGGGCGCACGGAGGGCGTGGCGGAGAAGGTGTGGGCGAGCATGCCGGCGGCCGAGCTGTACGCGGCGACGGGGTTGCAGTACGCGCCGTTCAACACGCTCTACCAGCTCGTGGCGGCACAGGGATCCGCTCAACTCGCCTCTGCGCGACGGCTGTTGCTGATCCCTGATCTGATCTCGTACTGGCTGACAGGCGAGCAGGGCACGGAGCTGACCAACGCCTCGACCACTCAGCTGATCGACCCGCGCACCGGCGACTGGGCGTCCACGGTCGCCGAGCGCCTCGGGGTCGATCTCGGGCTCCTCCCGCCGCTGCGGCGGCCCGGGGACCCGGCGGGTCAGTTGCTGCCGGAGGTGCTGGAGGAGACGGGGCTGACGGGTCCGGTTCCGGTGACGGCCGTCGGCTCGCACGACACAGCCTCTGCGGTGGCCGCCGTCCCGGCCGCTCCCGGCGAGCGGTTCGCCTACATCTGCACCGGCACCTGGTCGCTGGCCGGTCTCGAACTCGATGCCCCCGTCCTGAGCGAAGCGAGCCGTACCGCAAACTTCACGAACGAGCTGGGACTGGACGGCACGGTCCGCCATCTGCGCAACATCATGGGCCTGTGGCTGCTCCAGGAGTGCCTGCGCGCCTGGGGGGATCCCGAACTCGGGGCGCTGCTGCGGGAGGCGGGGGACGTCGCGCCGCTGCGGTCGGTGGTGGACGCGGGGGACGCCGTGTTCCTCGCCCCGGGGCGCATGCCCGAGCGCATCGCGGAAGCCTGCCGGGCCACCGGCCTGCCCGTGCCGCGCACCCGGGCCGAGACGACCAGGTGCATCCTCGACTCCCTGGCGCTCGCGCACCGGCGGGCGATAGCCGACGCGGCGCACCTGGCCGACCACCCGGTCGACGTCGTGCACATCGTGGGCGGCGGCGCCCGTAACGCGCTGCTGTGCCAGTTGACCGCCGACGCCTGCGGTCTCCCGGTCGTGGCGGGCCCCGCCGAGGCGGCGGCCCTGGGCAACGTACTCGTGCAGGCGCGCGCCCACGGCCTCGTCGGCGACCGGGCGGCGATGCGCGAACTCCTCGCCCGAACCCAGCCCCTGACCCGGTACGAGCCGCGGGGGAACGACACCGCGTGGCGGGCCGCCGAACGGCGCCTCACCGAACGGTGA
- a CDS encoding ABC transporter permease yields the protein MKTLTDAWDWLADASHWSGDDGVWHRLAQHLALTVVCLVISCLIALPVALVLGHLGKGGALAGNISNVGRAVPTFAVLVLLLLTPLGRFGEGPTVVALVLFAVPPLLTNAYVGMRGVDRDIVQAARGMGMTGRQMLFQVEVPLALPMIMNGVRIAAVQLVATATIAALAGGGGLGRIITAGFNLASTPQVVAGAVLVAVFALLVEGAFELAERFAPALARRKA from the coding sequence GTGAAGACCCTCACCGACGCCTGGGACTGGCTCGCCGACGCCTCGCACTGGTCCGGCGACGACGGCGTCTGGCACCGGCTCGCCCAGCACCTCGCCCTCACCGTCGTCTGCCTCGTCATCAGCTGCCTGATCGCCCTGCCCGTCGCGCTCGTCCTCGGGCACCTCGGCAAGGGCGGCGCGCTCGCCGGGAACATCTCCAACGTCGGCCGTGCCGTCCCCACCTTCGCCGTCCTCGTGCTGCTCCTGCTCACCCCGCTCGGCAGGTTCGGAGAGGGGCCCACGGTCGTCGCCCTGGTCCTCTTCGCGGTCCCGCCGCTGCTCACGAACGCCTACGTCGGGATGCGCGGAGTCGACCGTGACATCGTCCAGGCCGCTCGTGGCATGGGGATGACCGGACGGCAGATGCTGTTCCAGGTCGAGGTGCCCCTCGCCCTGCCGATGATCATGAACGGGGTGCGGATCGCCGCGGTGCAGCTCGTCGCCACCGCGACGATCGCGGCCCTCGCGGGCGGCGGCGGCCTCGGCCGGATCATCACCGCCGGATTCAACCTGGCGAGCACCCCGCAGGTCGTCGCGGGCGCCGTCCTCGTCGCCGTCTTCGCGCTGCTTGTCGAGGGCGCCTTCGAGCTCGCCGAACGGTTCGCGCCCGCCCTGGCTCGGAGGAAGGCCTGA
- a CDS encoding CDGSH iron-sulfur domain-containing protein, whose product MPDAQDPAPHSASARGVRVTENGPYLVTGGVPLIQLVIVTDARGQSVEWWQQRTYDTEETYELCRCGQSANKPFCDRSHERAGFDGTETASRLPYLEQADEQDGPELTLTDAQPLCAFARFCDADGQVWNLVEEKGTADVVERETGDCPSGRLVAWNLAERRPVEPELPPSIGIIEDPQEGVSGGIWVRGGIPVTAADGTTYEVRNRVTLCRCGASRNKPFCDGTHASIGFKDT is encoded by the coding sequence ATGCCGGACGCGCAGGACCCCGCCCCACACTCCGCCTCGGCGCGGGGCGTACGCGTCACGGAGAACGGGCCGTACCTCGTCACCGGCGGAGTCCCCCTCATCCAGCTGGTCATCGTCACCGACGCGCGGGGCCAGTCCGTCGAGTGGTGGCAGCAGCGCACGTACGACACCGAGGAGACGTACGAGCTGTGCCGCTGCGGGCAGTCCGCGAACAAGCCGTTCTGCGACCGCAGTCATGAGCGGGCCGGGTTCGACGGCACCGAGACCGCGAGCCGGCTGCCCTATCTGGAGCAGGCCGACGAGCAGGACGGACCCGAGCTCACCCTCACCGACGCCCAGCCCCTGTGCGCCTTCGCGCGGTTCTGCGACGCGGACGGGCAGGTGTGGAACCTCGTCGAGGAGAAGGGCACCGCCGACGTCGTGGAACGGGAGACGGGCGACTGCCCCTCAGGGCGCCTCGTCGCCTGGAACCTCGCCGAGCGGCGCCCCGTCGAGCCCGAACTCCCGCCGTCCATCGGCATCATCGAGGACCCGCAGGAAGGCGTCAGCGGAGGGATCTGGGTGCGCGGCGGCATCCCGGTGACCGCCGCCGACGGCACGACGTACGAAGTCCGCAACCGCGTGACCCTGTGCCGCTGCGGAGCCTCGCGCAACAAGCCGTTCTGCGACGGCACCCACGCGTCGATCGGCTTCAAGGACACCTGA
- a CDS encoding LutC/YkgG family protein, which yields MSSRDIILGRVRRALGEAPRGDAQTSYETAVDREYRREHGSRTTEETVGLLAANLADYRAIVHRCQDEEELPDLIMRLLAARGPQYVLVPPGLPPEWMSAADPTRVHDRAVSTTHDVDKVGSVVTGCAVAVAETGTIVLDGSPDQGRRRITLIPDHHICVVRVPDQVVSSVPQALERLDPTRPLTWISGPSATSDIELDRVEGVHGPRTLEVVLVSGE from the coding sequence GTGAGCAGCAGGGACATCATCCTCGGCCGGGTCCGGCGCGCGCTGGGCGAGGCGCCCCGGGGCGATGCGCAGACGTCGTACGAGACGGCCGTGGACCGGGAGTACCGGCGTGAGCACGGCTCCCGGACGACCGAGGAGACCGTCGGCCTGCTCGCCGCGAACCTGGCGGACTACCGGGCGATCGTGCATCGCTGCCAGGACGAGGAGGAGCTCCCGGACCTGATCATGAGGCTGCTCGCAGCGCGGGGACCGCAGTACGTGCTCGTGCCCCCGGGCCTTCCGCCCGAGTGGATGTCCGCCGCCGATCCCACCCGGGTGCACGACCGTGCCGTGAGCACCACGCACGACGTGGACAAGGTGGGGAGCGTGGTCACCGGTTGCGCGGTCGCCGTCGCCGAGACCGGCACCATCGTGCTCGACGGCTCGCCCGACCAGGGGCGCCGCCGCATCACGCTGATCCCCGATCACCACATCTGCGTCGTGCGCGTCCCGGACCAGGTCGTCTCGTCGGTTCCGCAGGCCCTGGAGCGGCTCGACCCGACGCGGCCCCTGACGTGGATCTCCGGTCCCTCCGCCACCAGTGACATCGAACTCGACCGGGTCGAGGGCGTGCACGGCCCGCGCACCCTGGAGGTGGTGCTGGTGAGCGGGGAGTGA